The genomic region TTCTCGGCGGGCTCGGGGTCGCGGTGGTGCGCGGCGCAGAGCGTCCGGATCTGGGCGAGCGCGTCCTGCTCGATCTTCTTGCGCATCGTCTCGGGCACGTCCTGACCCTGGCTCCCCACGGGGTGCGCGGCGCCCGTGTTCGTCTCCGGCGCCATGGCCGCCCAGTCGCCCGAAAGGAGGATGAAGAAGCCGGCCGAAGCGGCGCGGGCGCCCGACGGCGAGACGAACGTCGCGACGGGGACCTTGGCGTTGACGATCTCCGTGGTGATCTCCCGCATCGACGTCATGAGCCCGCCGGGCGTCGAGATCTCGACGATCAGGAGCGCGGCATGGCGCGCCTCGGCCTCCGCGATGGAGCGCTTCACGAACCCGGCCGCGGCGGGGTGGATCTCCCCCTCGAGCCGGGCGACGAGCACCAGCGGACGCGCGGGAGCGGCGGAGGCCGTCGCCGCCGCGACGACCGCGGCGAGGAGGAGGAGGATTCGCTTCAAGCTTTCGATTCTACTCCCCGCTCCGGGCCTCTCCGGCTCGGGACGGGGCGCCCGATGATAAAATTCATCGATGCGCCGGCGCCCTCTGGAGATCCTGAACATCGCCGCGATCCTCGCGCTCGCGGGCGTCGCCGGGCTCTGCGCCGCGGCCGGGCGGCTCCCGGGATGGCCCGGGGTCCTCGAGCGCTACGGCCTCATGCTCGTGTTCCTCCTCGTCGTGTCGTGGCTCGCCGCCCGGGAGGAGAAGCTCGGCCGGGCCCTGCGTCTCGTCGTCAACTTCTACCCGATGGCGATCATTCCGCTCCTCTACGAGAGCCTCGGCGTGCTGATCCCGGCGCTCCGCGGAGAGAGCCGCGACGCGTGGCTCGTGGCCGCGGACCGCGCGATCTTCCACGCCGATCCGACGGTCTGGCTCGAGCGCTTCGTCTGGCCGCCGCTGACCGACCTGCTCCTGCTGGCATACTCGACCTACTATTTCTTCCCGATCGTCGTCGGCGTCGCGCTGTGGAAGAAGGACCGCGCGCTCGCGCGCAAGTTC from Thermoanaerobaculia bacterium harbors:
- a CDS encoding phosphatase PAP2 family protein; the protein is MRRRPLEILNIAAILALAGVAGLCAAAGRLPGWPGVLERYGLMLVFLLVVSWLAAREEKLGRALRLVVNFYPMAIIPLLYESLGVLIPALRGESRDAWLVAADRAIFHADPTVWLERFVWPPLTDLLLLAYSTYYFFPIVVGVALWKKDRALARKFIFCLSFTFYLSYAGYFVIPAQGPRVALAAEQSVALEVTPVSRTISRKLNELEHTKDDAFPSGHTMVTVFCLLVAYRETRKVFRAWLPIALLLIVSTIYCRFHYVVDVIAGLSLAFLALPLGERLYGWIQGEFAVGILPENTKPL